A single window of Chloracidobacterium thermophilum B DNA harbors:
- a CDS encoding class IV adenylate cyclase: protein MSHVEAEIKLAGETFDELYQRLIAAGCTLELVTPRHFEDNWLFDTPTRSLLASRQALRVRLRDDLPQATLTHKGPPARTAGNEAKGQQEQGRQAKVREEIELTVSDGRALMRLLERLGFEKVFRYQKFRTTYRLTHPTGLTLWAMFDETPIGWFLELEGDETTLERLVAQLGLGPGDYLTDAYPRLQAERCRAAGRPLEDMTFTLLTGNGR, encoded by the coding sequence ATGTCCCACGTCGAAGCTGAGATCAAGTTGGCCGGAGAAACGTTCGATGAGCTGTACCAACGTCTGATCGCCGCCGGATGTACGCTTGAACTTGTCACACCACGCCATTTTGAAGACAACTGGCTGTTCGACACCCCGACGCGGTCGCTGCTGGCCAGCCGCCAGGCACTTCGGGTACGGCTGCGGGATGACCTGCCCCAAGCGACCCTGACGCACAAGGGGCCGCCGGCCAGGACTGCTGGCAACGAGGCAAAGGGCCAGCAGGAACAGGGCCGGCAGGCAAAGGTACGGGAGGAAATCGAACTCACGGTATCCGATGGCCGCGCGCTCATGCGGCTGCTCGAACGCCTCGGTTTTGAAAAAGTCTTTCGCTACCAGAAGTTCCGCACGACCTACCGCCTTACGCACCCCACTGGACTGACCCTGTGGGCGATGTTCGACGAAACCCCCATCGGGTGGTTTCTGGAACTCGAAGGCGACGAAACCACACTGGAGCGGCTGGTGGCGCAGCTTGGTCTGGGTCCCGGCGATTATCTCACGGACGCCTATCCCCGGCTTCAGGCGGAACGCTGCCGGGCGGCCGGGCGCCCGCTTGAAGATATGACTTTCACTTTGCTGACGGGTAATGGACGATAG
- a CDS encoding NHL repeat-containing protein, giving the protein MSESSYNQLEATPNSPPMGGVVKFESEGFSFVHPASWQATQVRGFQYSVGDPNGTTGLFRLTTVHFPDVPEEEGTLAAALNDLLEELPDVIQGDKFTTGFYTGLTAQLEVVWRGTPYLFWAVVISQTDAARQAVKRGVLIMAVPVAEVEAGERDARLILDSFAVGGQAVTDMRISMSRVESVTFEPSALIETRRLPAEPDATPDATTPDVVTLEDLPSHPVEPAGRPDWHVSVSTLTASEGGYADGPLTVAKFLRPNGIACDPQGNLYVADFGGHRIRQISVDGLVRTLAGSGQPGNRDDLGLLAEFNGPRGIAYAAGYLYVADLNNASVRRLTLDGAVTTLAGDGVEGTRDGVGKQARFKAPRAVAVDASGTVYVADDARVRRISPGGMVVTIAGGEPGCVDGPAEAARFDTLSGLALDRVGNLYLADAGNRRLRKLSRDGQVSTLPVGPDDKVEVPILHPVAVTVGPDGTLYVLDVADFSLKAVLPGGQVIRLAGGQQGIADGDGTTARFWMPTALTFLDYRLYVTDREQHAICLVRLQNREETSVIEPSASAGSPPPSVLPPALEDQKLTKPSPAVSATPPQPAPPASGVVSGSRGVAPFGRQTGLGTTDMTELVVTVTAGDSTPGFLDGVGTSARLNHPVGLALDAQGVLYIADHFNHAIRKLLPDGRLVTLAGGGQRGFQDGYGPEAQFNGPLGLAVGRDGELYVADHLNMRIRKVTPDGYVSTLAGTGISKIEDGSVATASFEGPKGVAVDMHGVVYVTDGVTVRTITPDGEVRTLAGQVRGFRDGIGTRAMFGWAYAIAVDVSGLCFVTDAANHAVRCIFPDGTVKTVFGGGEARQLNFPNGLAVDVFGHLYVADTNNHRILRLTPNGNGYTASLVCGVRRGRQTGSALEAELDSPRGIVVGFHNNLYVADSNANRILWVGPAHSLASATPTADNPLAPVVLPAAEGALENSETVSDNLPPLDALHASSSLPSEVTDLAEQMERHEQDTPANRENLSGQVAVTPAPAPAPALVQPEAVPAVPPPGRPRHVAATVLGWGVELSGNNLIRTEPDGSLLLDTTYSAENSAFFYLPWEVTSEQKVVIEVRMQLVAYIGERDATGCAVWFENDRYADALLIQPDGIRLLRVPELAYACNPSAGINTYTIVLHGSDVRIGVNGVARIHGEGRFWRRPAAQSGRAPRRWLAFGDGSSTAGSISRWQCVTYQVLPPDTDTLPL; this is encoded by the coding sequence ATGTCGGAATCCAGCTATAACCAGCTTGAAGCCACGCCCAACAGCCCTCCGATGGGGGGCGTTGTCAAATTTGAAAGTGAAGGTTTTTCCTTCGTTCATCCGGCATCCTGGCAGGCAACGCAGGTTCGAGGGTTTCAGTACAGTGTTGGCGATCCCAACGGCACCACTGGCCTGTTCCGGCTCACAACTGTGCACTTCCCCGATGTGCCTGAGGAGGAGGGGACTTTAGCCGCGGCCCTCAATGATCTGCTGGAGGAACTGCCGGACGTTATTCAGGGGGACAAATTCACGACCGGCTTTTACACCGGGCTGACCGCCCAACTGGAAGTCGTCTGGCGCGGGACGCCTTATCTGTTCTGGGCCGTGGTCATCAGCCAGACGGACGCTGCCCGGCAGGCTGTGAAGCGGGGCGTGCTCATCATGGCTGTTCCAGTCGCCGAGGTCGAGGCCGGGGAACGCGATGCGCGTCTCATTCTGGACAGCTTTGCCGTGGGTGGGCAGGCGGTCACCGACATGCGGATTTCCATGAGCCGGGTCGAGTCGGTGACATTTGAACCGAGCGCCCTGATTGAAACCCGGCGTTTGCCCGCTGAGCCGGATGCTACGCCGGATGCGACGACCCCAGACGTGGTGACCCTGGAAGACCTGCCTTCCCACCCGGTTGAGCCGGCCGGGCGGCCGGATTGGCACGTCAGTGTCAGTACCCTGACGGCCAGTGAAGGTGGTTATGCCGATGGGCCGCTGACCGTGGCCAAGTTTCTGCGTCCCAATGGAATTGCCTGTGATCCCCAAGGAAACCTGTATGTGGCTGACTTCGGTGGGCACCGCATCCGCCAGATTTCTGTTGATGGCCTGGTGCGGACGCTGGCCGGGAGTGGCCAGCCCGGCAACCGGGACGATCTGGGGCTGCTGGCCGAATTCAACGGCCCACGCGGCATTGCCTACGCGGCCGGGTATCTCTATGTCGCCGACCTCAACAATGCTTCGGTGCGCCGTCTGACCCTGGACGGAGCTGTGACCACGTTGGCCGGGGACGGTGTGGAAGGCACCCGGGATGGCGTCGGCAAACAGGCCCGTTTCAAGGCTCCCCGCGCCGTCGCCGTGGACGCTTCAGGGACGGTGTATGTGGCTGACGATGCGCGGGTGCGTCGCATCAGCCCAGGCGGCATGGTGGTTACGATTGCCGGTGGCGAGCCGGGGTGCGTGGACGGTCCGGCGGAAGCGGCCCGTTTCGATACCCTCAGCGGTCTGGCGCTTGACCGGGTGGGCAACCTGTATCTGGCCGATGCCGGTAATCGCCGGTTGCGCAAACTGAGTCGGGATGGGCAGGTCAGCACCCTGCCGGTAGGGCCGGATGACAAGGTCGAGGTGCCGATTCTGCATCCGGTGGCCGTGACGGTCGGGCCCGACGGCACGCTGTACGTTCTCGACGTGGCTGATTTTTCGCTCAAGGCCGTGCTGCCGGGCGGGCAGGTCATCCGCCTTGCCGGTGGGCAGCAGGGGATTGCCGATGGCGACGGCACCACGGCCCGCTTCTGGATGCCCACAGCGCTGACGTTTCTTGACTACCGGCTGTACGTCACCGACCGCGAGCAGCATGCCATCTGTCTTGTCCGTCTCCAGAACCGGGAAGAAACCAGCGTCATCGAGCCATCGGCTTCTGCAGGCAGTCCACCGCCATCCGTCCTGCCGCCAGCGCTGGAAGACCAGAAGCTCACCAAACCTTCCCCAGCAGTGAGCGCTACCCCGCCCCAGCCGGCTCCCCCGGCATCTGGTGTGGTGTCTGGTTCTCGCGGCGTGGCTCCCTTCGGCAGGCAAACCGGGTTGGGAACGACGGACATGACTGAGTTGGTCGTGACGGTGACAGCCGGTGACAGCACACCCGGTTTCCTTGACGGAGTTGGAACCTCCGCCCGACTCAACCATCCGGTAGGTCTTGCTCTGGATGCCCAAGGGGTTCTCTACATTGCTGACCATTTCAACCATGCCATCCGCAAGCTGCTGCCGGATGGCCGTCTGGTGACGCTGGCCGGTGGCGGCCAACGTGGTTTTCAGGATGGATATGGACCGGAGGCCCAGTTCAACGGGCCGCTTGGCCTGGCCGTCGGGCGGGACGGAGAACTCTATGTGGCCGACCACCTGAACATGCGCATTCGGAAAGTGACCCCCGATGGCTATGTTTCCACCCTGGCCGGAACGGGAATCTCCAAGATCGAAGACGGTTCCGTAGCAACCGCCAGCTTTGAGGGGCCCAAAGGTGTCGCCGTGGACATGCACGGTGTCGTCTATGTCACTGATGGCGTGACCGTCCGCACAATTACGCCCGACGGAGAGGTGCGGACCCTGGCCGGGCAGGTGCGCGGCTTCCGGGATGGTATCGGGACCCGGGCCATGTTCGGCTGGGCCTATGCCATTGCCGTGGATGTCTCCGGTCTCTGTTTCGTGACGGATGCTGCCAATCATGCCGTCCGCTGTATCTTCCCGGATGGCACGGTCAAGACGGTATTTGGCGGCGGGGAAGCCCGGCAGTTGAACTTTCCCAACGGTCTTGCCGTGGACGTGTTTGGCCATCTCTATGTGGCGGATACCAACAACCACCGCATTCTGCGGCTGACGCCCAACGGCAACGGCTACACGGCTTCCCTGGTCTGTGGGGTGCGGCGCGGCCGCCAGACCGGTTCCGCGCTGGAAGCCGAACTTGACTCGCCACGCGGGATTGTCGTCGGTTTTCACAACAATCTCTACGTTGCAGATTCCAACGCCAATCGCATCCTGTGGGTGGGCCCGGCGCATTCGCTGGCTTCTGCGACGCCAACAGCAGACAACCCACTCGCGCCTGTCGTCCTGCCGGCTGCGGAAGGCGCACTGGAAAACAGCGAGACGGTCAGCGACAACCTGCCGCCCCTTGATGCCCTGCATGCTTCCAGTTCGCTTCCGTCCGAGGTCACAGACCTGGCGGAACAGATGGAGCGCCACGAACAGGACACCCCGGCCAACCGCGAGAACCTGTCCGGCCAGGTCGCGGTGACACCAGCACCGGCCCCAGCACCGGCCCTGGTTCAGCCAGAGGCGGTGCCCGCCGTCCCGCCGCCTGGACGCCCACGGCACGTCGCCGCCACAGTTCTGGGATGGGGCGTCGAGCTTTCCGGCAACAACCTGATCCGAACCGAACCAGACGGTTCACTGCTGCTGGATACAACCTACAGTGCGGAAAACAGCGCCTTCTTTTACCTGCCCTGGGAAGTCACGTCCGAACAGAAGGTCGTCATCGAAGTACGCATGCAGCTTGTGGCTTACATCGGCGAGCGCGATGCCACCGGATGTGCCGTCTGGTTCGAGAATGACCGCTACGCCGATGCCCTCCTCATCCAACCGGATGGCATCCGGCTGCTGCGGGTGCCTGAACTGGCCTATGCTTGCAACCCCAGTGCAGGCATCAACACCTACACCATTGTTCTGCACGGTTCGGATGTGCGGATTGGCGTCAACGGTGTCGCCCGCATTCACGGGGAAGGCCGGTTCTGGAGGCGTCCGGCGGCGCAGTCCGGTCGTGCCCCGCGCCGCTGGTTAGCCTTTGGGGATGGCTCCTCGACCGCCGGCAGCATCTCCCGGTGGCAGTGTGTGACCTACCAGGTCCTGCCGCCCGACACAGACACCCTGCCGCTCTAG